DNA from Helicobacter pylori:
GGTGGTGGAGCTTTAAAAACTCTTGATTGCCACATGCGGTGTCTAAAAGCGTGTAGTCTTCAATACCAACATGCTTTTTTAAAAGCTTGTAAGTGCAATCCACTAAATAAGGGGGCGTGTAATAAGCCCCTAAATTCACGCTCTCTCGCTTATTTAAATGTTTAGGGTTAATCAAAATCCCTTACACATCTAGCTGCTTCACATCTTTAGCATGCGCTTGGATAAAGGCTCTTCTAGGCTCTACCTCATCGCCCATGCAAAGCGAAAAGACTGCGTCGGTTTTTTCTAAATCTTCAATTTTGAGTTTGATTAAGCTGCGGTTTTCTTTGTGCATAGTCGTTTCCCACAAATCATTAGGGTTCATCTCGCCTAGCCCCTTATAGCGCTGGATATTCGCTCCCTTTTTAGCGTGATTTTCCACTTCTTCTAAAAACGCCAAAATATCCTTATTTTCTAAGAAATCTAAATTATACTCCATAAGTTTTTGGTAAGTGTAATTCGCTTCTTCAAACAACACTTCTTTAAAGAGATTGTCATCTAGGTTAAATTCCACCAAGCCTTTAGGGGTTTGCGCGTGCAAATGCAAGCTTTCTTCAGTAGCAAAAGAGCGTAAAATCTGGTAATTCAAGCCCTCTAATTTTTCCAAAATGCTTTTTTCTAAAATTTTCATATCAAAGCTTAAGGCGTCCTTAGTTTCAATCAAAAAGCGTAAAATTTCTAGCAAATTGTAGCGTTTTTCTAATTCCAAAAGCACATAGCGGTAATGGCGTGCCACTTTTAACAAATTCATCAAATCGTTCTTGCCAATCCCTTCAATATCCACCGAATTGATGCCATGCTCAATTAAGAAATGATCCAAAGCGACGCTGTCTTTAAGATAGATTTCTGTCTTGCCTTTCTTGTATTTGTAAAGAGGGGCTTGAGCGATATAAACATGCCCTTGTTCAATCAGCGGGCGTAAATAACGATAGAAAAAAGTCATCAGTAAGGTTTGGATATGGCTCCCATCCACATCAGCATCGGTCATGATAATGATTTTATGATAGCGCAATCTTTCTATATCAAAACTCTCTTGAATGCCGCACCCAAAAGCCGTGATCATGTTTTTAATTTCTTCTGATTTTAGGATTTTTGACAAATGGCTTTTTTCCACATTTAAAATCTTACCTTTTAAGGGCAAGATCGCTTGGAAAACCCTATCGCGCCCTTGTTTAGCACTCCCACCCGCACTATCGCCCTCCACTAAAAAGATTTCACTCTCTAAGGGGTCTTTACTCTGGCAATCGGCTAATTTTCCAGGCAAAGTGCCGACACTCAAATTATCTTTTTTCCTTGTAAGCTCTCTGGCTTTTTTACTGGCTTCTCTGGCTTTTGCGGCTAAAAGGGCTTTATTGGCAATGATTTTGGCTTCGTTAGGGTTTTCTTCTAAAAATTGGTGGATTTTATCATAGACTAATTTTGAAACCAACGCACGCACATACGAACTACCGAGTTTGGATTTAGTCTGCCCTTCAAATAAAGGCTCGCTCATTTTCAAGCTCACAACCGCAATCAAGCCCTCCTTAATGTCTTCAGAAATGGGGCGGGATTCTCTGGTCTTAATGTTTTCATCAATATATTGTAAAATCGCCCTAGACAAGCCCATTTTAAAGCCCGCTTCATGCGTGCCACCCTCAGAAGTTTTAATATTATTCACAAAGCTTAAAGTATTTTCATTGTAATCATCAGCATACGCCAAAGCGACCTCTATAGAAGTGCGCGTTTCTTCATCCATGCTTTTAAACGAAATAATGGGGGTGAGCAACTCTTTTTTAGCGCTGTCTTTAACGAATTGTTTCAAGCCGTCTTCATAGAAATAAGTCTCTTGCAGTTGGGTTTTTTCTTCTTTGAAAGAAATTTTTAAGCCATCGTTAAGATACGCCATTTCTTTGAAGCGTTTTTGCAAAATACCCGCTTGAAATTCAACGACCTCCATCACGCTTTCATCAGGGAAAAATTCAATAGTCGTGCCGCTTTCTTTAGCACTTTTGGTTTTGCCAATGATTTCAAGCTCGCTAATGGGGATACCCTTTTCAAACTCTTGGCGATAGATTTGACCCTCTTTTTTAATGGTCATAATCAAGCGTTTGCTCAAAGCGTTCACAACCGAAACGCCCACGCCATGCAAACCGCCTGAAACTTTATAAGTATCATTATCAAACTTGCCCCCCGCATGCAAAATCGTTAAAACCACGGTGCAAGCGGGGATTTTTTCCGTAGGGTGAATATCTACAGGAATGCCTCGCCCGTTATCTTCTACAACGCATGACCCCTCACTAGTCAAAGTGATATTAATCGCATCGCAAAAACCCGCCATGCTCTCATCTACAGCGTTATCTACGACTTCATACACCATGTGGTGCAACCCGCCCACATTGGTATCTCCAATATACATTCCAGGGCGTTTCCTAACCCCCTCTAAGCCTTTTAAAACCTTAATACTATGGCTCTGGTAATTTTGCATTCAATCAAGCCTTTATAATGTGATTGGCATCATCAAAGTGGAGATTTTAGCGCTCAAGTGGCTTTGCTTTTCATCAAGAGGCTCTTGGATTAAAAAAGGCGAAGAAGGCTCATTGCATTTTAAAATAAATTGCGTTGTCCCTAAAGCGTTTAAGGCTTCGAGGAAAAATTTAGCGTTCACGCCCAAATGAAAGGCTTTTTCAATATCCAAACCTTTTTCAATCTCAACAGAGGTTTTAGCCGTTTCGCTATGCTCAGAATCCAAAGATTCAAACAAAGCGTTGTTTTTTTCTAAAGTGAGTTTAATGGTGGAGCTTAAAGAACTGCACAACTTAATGCTCTCTTTAAATTCTTCCTTGCCTAAAGTGAAAGAAGAAGCGTATTCTTTGGGGAGGATTTTTTGATAATCGGGGTAATTCCCATCAATAAGCTTGGTGAAAAAAGTGTGCGTTTCGTTTTCAACCACCGCCAACATGCCATCGCTTTTAAAACTGAAATTTTCATAAAAAAGCTTAAGGATTTCTAATAAAGCTCTTTTAGGTAAAATGCAAGAGATGTCTTCTTCAGTGGAATGGATAGAAACTTTTTCTAACTGCGTGTAAGAGAGCCGTTTGGTATCCGTGCCTACCACTGAAAGGGTTTGATGTTTTTGATTGAATTGCATTAAAATACCGGCTAATTCCCTTTTATGGCTGGTTTGCTCAATCACAGGAGCGATCTTTTTAAACGCATCGGTTAAAAAGGGGGCATTGACTTCTAAACCCACTTTTGGCTCAATAACAGGGAATTCAGGAAACTCATCAGCGTCAAACATGGGGAGTTTGAAAGAGCTTTTATTTTGTTTGATCACCAAGCTGTCATCTTTAGTTTCTAAAATAATATTAGAGTCTTTTAAACATGAGATAATATCCAAAAACTTTTTCCCGTTGATCGTGCCAACGCCCTCTTTATCGCTAGATTGCGTAAAAATATAGCTTTTTAGCCCAATATCGGAATCGCTAGCTTTCAAAAAAAGCTTTTCTTTAATGACTTCTAAATGGATGTGTGAAGCGATAGAAGAAGCATCCTTTTTATCCAAAAAAGCTTGCAAGTAGCGCAAAGCATTTTCTAAATCGTTTTTACTAACACTGATTTTCATAGCTGAATAATCCCTTTGAATTTTTGGTCTTAATTATAGCATAAAAGAACGCTTTTTAAGGGTTTAAGCGTATTCCTACCCCTATACGATTGGAAAAAACATCGTATTCATACAAGCCATC
Protein-coding regions in this window:
- the gyrB gene encoding DNA topoisomerase (ATP-hydrolyzing) subunit B translates to MQNYQSHSIKVLKGLEGVRKRPGMYIGDTNVGGLHHMVYEVVDNAVDESMAGFCDAINITLTSEGSCVVEDNGRGIPVDIHPTEKIPACTVVLTILHAGGKFDNDTYKVSGGLHGVGVSVVNALSKRLIMTIKKEGQIYRQEFEKGIPISELEIIGKTKSAKESGTTIEFFPDESVMEVVEFQAGILQKRFKEMAYLNDGLKISFKEEKTQLQETYFYEDGLKQFVKDSAKKELLTPIISFKSMDEETRTSIEVALAYADDYNENTLSFVNNIKTSEGGTHEAGFKMGLSRAILQYIDENIKTRESRPISEDIKEGLIAVVSLKMSEPLFEGQTKSKLGSSYVRALVSKLVYDKIHQFLEENPNEAKIIANKALLAAKAREASKKARELTRKKDNLSVGTLPGKLADCQSKDPLESEIFLVEGDSAGGSAKQGRDRVFQAILPLKGKILNVEKSHLSKILKSEEIKNMITAFGCGIQESFDIERLRYHKIIIMTDADVDGSHIQTLLMTFFYRYLRPLIEQGHVYIAQAPLYKYKKGKTEIYLKDSVALDHFLIEHGINSVDIEGIGKNDLMNLLKVARHYRYVLLELEKRYNLLEILRFLIETKDALSFDMKILEKSILEKLEGLNYQILRSFATEESLHLHAQTPKGLVEFNLDDNLFKEVLFEEANYTYQKLMEYNLDFLENKDILAFLEEVENHAKKGANIQRYKGLGEMNPNDLWETTMHKENRSLIKLKIEDLEKTDAVFSLCMGDEVEPRRAFIQAHAKDVKQLDV
- the dnaN gene encoding DNA polymerase III subunit beta, with translation MKISVSKNDLENALRYLQAFLDKKDASSIASHIHLEVIKEKLFLKASDSDIGLKSYIFTQSSDKEGVGTINGKKFLDIISCLKDSNIILETKDDSLVIKQNKSSFKLPMFDADEFPEFPVIEPKVGLEVNAPFLTDAFKKIAPVIEQTSHKRELAGILMQFNQKHQTLSVVGTDTKRLSYTQLEKVSIHSTEEDISCILPKRALLEILKLFYENFSFKSDGMLAVVENETHTFFTKLIDGNYPDYQKILPKEYASSFTLGKEEFKESIKLCSSLSSTIKLTLEKNNALFESLDSEHSETAKTSVEIEKGLDIEKAFHLGVNAKFFLEALNALGTTQFILKCNEPSSPFLIQEPLDEKQSHLSAKISTLMMPITL